In the Streptomyces sp. cg36 genome, one interval contains:
- a CDS encoding Wzz/FepE/Etk N-terminal domain-containing protein has protein sequence MTTDSTAQTSAAAPLIDLQPLVVAVRRRRRLWATMALLGLLIGAAMTVLMPPPPTAVTKVLVTHQEDQPNDPGTLIRTDVALLGTTRIAEEALRALKSPDRPEDFIGQYHGAGLTNNLMQITVTGDSDAQAVARAKALADAFVADHVKRMRDTANAEAQALLDQRDRMRTELAQVNKSIGSRTPGSDPKASANIETLFARRAELTARITDFDERAAEARTGTPKLIAGTQIVDAPRVVRHSVSKSALTSAVIGLVLGLVLGLVVASVGAVVADRPVLRRDIAAHLGASVISELPASSRLGRLWQRRRTRAARERLTTTLARTVRGSSEPLSLLELGCARSTGAIALALAEALAADGPVAIVDGLPGLPLADSAGPGGPTVVSGERARGGSPEERRFGVGSVAPGATWIDLPHLGARTVLVVRAGHGSAAWLHTVARQLAELGVPVIGVVLIDPDPRDRTDGTLWDGPPTAPRGHNGQARQNEGAASHPVQAVGEGRRRTERLPRWAARVPDSDQEAR, from the coding sequence GTGACGACCGACAGCACTGCACAGACGTCGGCCGCGGCTCCGCTGATCGATCTTCAGCCCCTGGTGGTGGCCGTCCGCAGGCGCCGCCGCCTGTGGGCCACCATGGCGCTGCTCGGTCTGCTGATCGGCGCGGCCATGACCGTCCTCATGCCCCCGCCGCCGACCGCGGTGACCAAGGTGCTCGTCACCCATCAGGAGGACCAGCCCAACGACCCCGGAACGCTGATCCGTACGGATGTCGCGCTGCTGGGCACCACCCGGATCGCCGAAGAGGCCCTGCGGGCCCTCAAGTCCCCCGACAGACCGGAGGACTTCATCGGCCAGTACCACGGCGCCGGGCTGACCAACAACCTGATGCAGATCACCGTGACCGGCGACAGCGACGCACAGGCGGTGGCCCGGGCCAAGGCGCTGGCCGACGCGTTCGTCGCGGACCACGTGAAGCGCATGCGGGACACCGCCAACGCCGAGGCGCAGGCCCTGCTCGACCAGCGCGACCGGATGCGCACCGAGCTCGCCCAGGTCAACAAGTCAATCGGGTCCCGCACCCCGGGCAGCGACCCGAAGGCGTCGGCGAACATCGAGACGCTCTTCGCCCGCCGCGCCGAACTCACCGCGCGGATCACCGACTTCGACGAGCGCGCCGCCGAGGCGCGGACCGGCACGCCCAAGCTCATCGCCGGAACGCAGATCGTGGACGCCCCGCGCGTGGTGCGGCACTCCGTGTCCAAGTCCGCGCTCACCAGCGCCGTGATCGGCCTCGTCCTGGGGCTCGTCCTCGGGCTGGTGGTGGCCTCGGTCGGCGCGGTGGTGGCGGACCGGCCCGTGCTGCGCCGGGACATCGCGGCCCATCTGGGCGCCTCGGTCATCTCCGAGCTGCCCGCGTCCTCGCGGCTCGGCCGGCTGTGGCAGCGCCGCCGGACCCGGGCGGCCCGCGAACGGCTCACCACGACACTGGCCCGTACCGTGCGCGGCTCCTCGGAACCGCTGTCGCTGCTGGAACTGGGCTGCGCCCGCAGCACCGGCGCCATCGCCCTGGCCCTGGCCGAGGCGCTGGCGGCGGACGGACCGGTGGCGATCGTGGACGGGCTGCCCGGGCTGCCGCTCGCCGACAGCGCCGGGCCGGGGGGCCCGACCGTGGTCAGCGGGGAGCGCGCCCGGGGCGGCTCGCCCGAGGAGCGCCGGTTCGGCGTCGGTTCGGTGGCGCCCGGCGCGACCTGGATCGACCTTCCCCACCTCGGCGCCCGGACCGTGCTGGTCGTACGGGCCGGGCACGGCAGTGCCGCCTGGCTGCACACCGTGGCGCGGCAACTGGCCGAGCTGGGCGTGCCGGTGATCGGTGTGGTGCTCATCGACCCCGATCCGCGCGACCGGACCGACGGCACGCTGTGGGACGGGCCGCCCACGGCGCCGCGCGGCCACAACGGGCAGGCCCGGCAGAACGAGGGGGCCGCCTCCCACCCCGTCCAGGCGGTGGGGGAAGGCCGGCGGCGGACGGAGCGGCTGCCCCGATGGGCCGCGCGGGTCCCGGACAGCGACCAGGAGGCGCGGTAG